From the genome of uncultured Methanobacterium sp.:
GTTTAGCCACCCAGATTGGCTCGGGACTGGTGGGTGTACTGTACATTTTGGATGAACCCAGCATCGGCCTGCACCAGCGGGACAATCACCGACTCATTGAAACCCTCAAAAAACTGAGGGATATTGGAAACACCCTTATTGTAGTAGAACACGATGAAGACACCATACTCCACGCAGACTACGTGGTAGATATTGGTCCCGGGGCCGGAGAACACGGCGGCTGGATCACTGCCACTGGAACTCCCCAGGAAATAATAGAAAACCCAGATTCAATAACCGGCCATTACCTTTCCGGGCAGGAAACCATACCTATCCCACCTAAACGTACCACCCCCAACGGAAATTATCTAACAGTACATGGTGCCAGGGAACATAACCTGCAAAATATCAACGTAAAATTCCCCATGGGAGTATTTACATGTATTACTGGAGTTTCAGGGTCTGGTAAAAGTACCCTGATCAATGATGTATTATACAAGGGACTTTATGGAACTTTAAATCGTAAACACATGAATCCAGGTAAGCATGATTCCATTACTGGCACAGAACATGTGAACAAAGTGATTATCATTGACCAGTCTCCTATTGGCCGTACTCCCCGTTCCAACCCTGCTACTTACACCGGGGTGTTCACCTACATCCGGGAAATATTCGCCCAGACACCCACATCGAAAAAACGAGGTTACAAACCAGGAAGGTTCAGTTTCAATGTTAAAGGTGGAAGATGTGAGGCCTGTACTGGGGACGGTATCATAAAAATTGAGATGCACTTTTTAGCCGATGTTTACGTGCCCTGTGAGGTCTGTAAAGGTAAAAGATACAACAAAGAAACCCTGGAAGTTCGTTACAAGGGCAAAAATATCTCTGAAGTTCTGGACATGACTGTAGAAGAGGCACTGGAGTTCTTTGAGAATATTCCCCGTATCAAGAAGAAACTGCAGACCCTGGATGATGTGGGTTTAAGTTACATTAAACTGGGACAACCCGCCACCACATTATCAGGAGGAGAAGCCCAGAGAGTCAAACTGGCCAAGGAATTAAGCCGTCAGAGCACCGGCCGTACCCTGTACATACTGGATGAGCCCACCACTGGACTGCACTTTGCAGACATCCGTAAATTACTGGAAGTCTTAGGAAGGCTACGTGATGGTGGAAACACAGTAATAGTCATCGAACACAACCTGGACGTTATAAAAACCGCAGACCACATCATCGACCTGGGACCGGAAGGTGGAGATGGAGGCGGAAAGGTGGTTGCCCAGGGGGCACCAGAAGAAATTGCGGCCAGTGGCTCGTACACTGGAGAATTTTTAAAAGAAGTTCTAAATAAAGGGAAAAACTTAAACAACGAAGGAGAACCTGTAAGTCCAGGTATAAACCCCGGGAAAGAAATTAATGAAACTAGTACCGAAAAAATACCGAAAACCGTTAAATAACCACCAACACAATCAATTGATAATTACCAAAATCAATTGATAATTAATGCCGAAGGGGAAATAATTCCCTCTTTTTCCCTTCATATTTACTTCCCAACCCTTTCCTTTTTTTATTTTACTTTAATTTCATTTACCCATCTGATTACCAGATCAATAACATTACAATTAACAACACTCACAATCAACACCAATAACCCCATCAACAACATCCACAATCAACAAAAACCACCCAATCAACAACTCTCACAAAAACAAAAATCTCCCATCAATAATGTTACAATCAACATTGATTCCATCTACAACAGTTTTTATTAAAATAACAGTTTTCATAAGTTCAGGAACGAAAAATATTTTTTTTAGGATTGAATAAAGTATTATATACCATTTAGATATATCCTGGGGATTAAGCCCCTCAATTTAAAACACTAAGCAAATACATTACACTAATTAAATGCATATGTGATAATCCTCCCTTAAGTTGGATGGAATATTTATAAACTTGTGAATATGGGGTAAATTACATGTATAATAACGAACATAAATCATTTAACAATTTAATAAAAAAAGGGGGTAAAATATGGTCTTTAACCAGGTGTTAATTACTTTTTTATATGCCCTAGAACCTGTTTACAACGTTTTAAATGTGTCTCTAAATGAAGATTACTTCCGTTTGTTAATGCTTATTATTGTAGTGGTTCTGGTGGCTATTCTCGCCGAAAGGATTGAAAAGATAAGAAAACTCAATGAACTAAACCAGAAGTTAAAGGTTCAAACTGATAAACTGGAAGATGCCAACCAGGAATTGGAGGCATTTGCATATTCAGTATCACATGACTTGAGAGTCCCATTGAGGGCCATAGATGGTTTTTCACGGATACTAGTAGAGGATTATGAGGATAAACTGGATGAAGAGGGAATAAGGCTCCTGAACATTGTAAGGGATAACACCGCAAAAATGGGACACCTTATAGATGACATCCTCCTCCTATCCCGAGCCAGCCGTCAGGAGATGAAACTCAATGAACTGGACATGGCAGCCCTGGCACAGAGTGTTTACGGTGAATTCCATACAGATGTGCAGGGACGAAACATCCAGTTCTCGGTGGGCGATCTCCCCCATGCCTACGGAGACCGGGCCATGCTGGGACAGGTATTTCAAAACCTCATTGGTAATGCTATTAAATTCACACGCAACCGGGACCCGGCTATAATTGAGGTAGGTGGCGAAGTTGAGGGTAAAGAAATTACCTACTATGTCAAGGATAATGGAGCCGGGTTTGATATGAAATACATTAACAAACTTTTTGGACTCTTTCAAAGACTGCACAGTCCTGAAGAATTTGAGGGAACTGGGGTTGGCCTTTCCATTGTCCAAAGGGTAGTCCGGCGACATGGGGGGCGTGTTTGGGGTGAAGGATCCGTGGATGGTGGTGCAATCATCTATTTCACCTTACCCAAGGATAAGCCAAAATAAAATGAATTCTTTAGAAAAGATTTTAAATTCTCGGGAATAACAAATAATTAGATTAAAGACCAATGGAAGGTGTGTTAATGGATTTTGAAGAGGCTGATATTTTACTGGTGGAAGATAATCCCACGGATGCCGAGCTCACCATGAGAGCACTTAAAAGGAAAAACCTGGCAAACCAGGTAGTCTGGGTGAAAGATGGAGCTGAAGCTCTGGATTTTATATTCGCTACTGGACAGTTTGATCACAGGGATGTTGAAAACTTTCCCAAACTCATATTACTGGATCTGAGAATGCCAAAAGTGGATGGGCTGGAAGTCTTACAGAAGATCAAAGCCGATGAGCGAACCAACCGCATCCCAGTGGTTGTTTTAACCTCTTCCCAGGAAGACAGGGACATAGTGGAAAGTTACAAGTTAGGGGTAAATAGTTATGTCAGTAAACCAGTGGAATTCGATGATTTCATCGAAGCAGTATCCACCCTGGGATTTTACTGGATGCTCATCAACAACCCACCTAATTCACTGGAATAGTCACCCATTATAGATGGAATAGACCTAATGAAATAAAATATGCCCCTAGATAGGCCACATGGAGTACACTCCACTATCTAATAATAACACCAATACATACTGTAACTCCCTAGTGATTTTATGGAAGAAGAAATTAAAGTCCTGATCCTTGAAGACGTTCCTTTAGACGCGGAATTAATAGAAAGGGAACTAAAAAAAGAAGGTTTCGATTTTGTTAGTCATCGTGTTGAACGTGAAGATGAATATATAATGGAAGTGGAAAAGTGGCAACCAAACATTATACTGGCAGACCACTCTTTACCCCAATTTGATGGTGTCTCCGCACTTTACATAGCTCAGGAGAAATCATCCCACATACCATTTATCTTTGTCAGTGGAAAAATAGGAGAAGAATTTGCAGTGGAAATGCTGAAAAAAGGAGCTACTGACTACGTACTCAAACACAATCTTTCTAAATTAGGATATGCCGTTCGAAGAGCTCTCACAGAAGCACAAGAACACTTGGAAAGAAAAAAAGCACAGGAAGCCCTCTTGGAAAGTGAAAAAAAATACCGGGCTCTGTTTGAGAAAACCAAAAATCCCATTCTGGTATTTAATGATGAAGGCACATTTATAGATTTTAACCAGGCCGCAGTAGATTTTCTGGAAACAGAACCAGACCAACTCCTTAAACATAAAATTCATCACTTCCTTTCCATGGAATCAGATCCAGTTGACATGAAAGACTGGTCCACTGGACGAATAGTGGAATTACCACTCGAGATTAACAATGAACTTAAAATACTGGAATTAACTATCACCCCGGTAGAACTGGGTGAACGTAACATCATCTTTGGAACAGGAAGAGATCTTACCAAGCAAAAAAGGATGGAAAATGCCCTGAAAGAAAGTGAGGAGAAATATAGGCTCCTGGTTGAAAATCAGACAGACATGGTAGTAAAATTCGATCCAGAAGGTAAAGTTCTCTTTGCCAGTCCTTCCTACTGCGAAGTTCTGGGGCGTACCGAGGAAAGTATTCTGGGAAGTAACTTCCTGCCCCTGGTACATCAGGAAGATCAGGAAAAAACTCAAAGGGGACTGGAGAAATTACGCCGCCCACCCTATGTGGTTTTCTTAGAACACCGTTTGCTAACCATGAATGGATGGCGCTGGATTGCATGGGCAGATAAGGCCATAATGGATGATAAAGGAAACTTAGAAGCATTTGTAGGTGTGGGACGTGACATAACTGAACGTAAACTGGCTGAAGATAGGATAATGAGATCCCTAAAGGAAAAAGAATTATTACTCCGGGAAATACACCATCGCGTGAAAAACAATCTCCAGATCATATCCACCCTCCTGAGTCTCCAGTCATCACAAATTGAAGATCAACGGGTCATTGATCTATACCGAGAAAGTCAAAACCGCATACTTTCCATAGCATTGATACACGAAAATCTTTACCAGTCTGAGGATTTAACCAATATCAACTTTGCCAACTATGTGAAAAACCTTATTGACGATCTTTTCCATTCTTATGGTGTGGATCCTAACAAAATCCAAATTAACATGCAGATAAAAGACATTATAATGGGTATTGAAACTGCAATTCCCAGCGGACTTATCATAAATGAGTTGATTTCAAACACTCTGAAACACGCGTTTTTCCAGGGGGAAGGAGAAATCTATCTGGAATTGTCCAGAAAAGACAATGATAAATACCAGTTAATAGTTCGAGATAATGGGAAACCATTCCCTGATGACTTTGAATTAGAGAACACGGATACTCTGGGAATTAAACTAATTTCTAGCCTTGTAGCTCAGCTAGATGGAACAATAACTCTGAATAGAGATAATAAAGAATTTATGATCGAGTTTGAGGAACTTAAATATAAGGAGCGGATCTGATGACCAAATCCCGTATACTGGTGGTTGAAGACGAAGCAATAGTTGCCATGGGCATTAAACAAAAATTAGAAGATTTAGGCCATCAAGTAGTGGACATTGTTTTCACAGGGGAGGAAGCTGTTCAAACAGCCCTGAATACAGAACCAGAATTAATTTTAATGGATATTGTTCTAAAAGGGAGTATGGATGGTATACAAGCAGCTGCTAAAATACGTAACCAACTGGATATCCCTGTAATCTACTTGACTGCATATTCAGATGAAGAAGTCCTGGAAAGGGCGCGTATGACCGAGCCCTATGGGTATATAATCAAACCATTCAAAAAGAGCGAATTGAATGCCAACATAGAAATGGCCCTTTATAAACATGCAGAAGATCAGAAAAAGAGTGATAATGTTAAAAAACAGGTTTTAGCAGATTTCTATGATTTCATACTCAACTCCATGCCCACCACTACGGATCAGTCCGATGCTGAGATCAGGAACACTCTACTAAAAATCTTTGCATCACGTCTGGAAGAAGATATGAGACCCCGTTTTGAGCGCGAACTGGGAGATATTGTTGAAGAACAGAATTTAAATGATCTTGAAAGTATTTATGATGCCTACCTTGATTGGGTTGCTCATCTGTTTGGTGACTTTGGTGTTCAAACCAAAATTGAAGCCAAAGGCCCAGTGCATCTTTTTAAATTCCACAACTGCCCCTGGATAGAAGATGCCAAGAAAAAACCAGTATTCTGCCTTAACTGTCAGTCCATAATGCAGCAAACATTTGATTGGACGGGTATGGATGGTAATGTAGAAAAAAAAGCCACCATTGCAGATGGTTCAGATTCATGCATCTTCAAATTTAAGGTTCCATTCATGAGAAAGGAGGAATAACCGGTTAATTAAGTTAATCTCCTAAAAGGAGATTATTTAACCTAAATAAGATTTTTTAATGGTTAATAACTAGAAATTCTTAACCTATGATCTAGATAAAATTTTTAAAATTAAAATTTTCATTTTAAACCAGCTTCAATTTTGGAAAGGATTATAGTTTAAATGCCATGTGCACTACACAGGTCAAAATAAGTTTTATAATCTATTATTTTAAAAAAGATAAACGCTATTAGATTTAGATTAATTTTAATGAAGATCAATAATTGATAATTAAAAACACCATAATAATTTTTATTGGAATAGATCAAATATTCAATGTAAATTCATATTCAAATTTAAATAATCTACGAATGTTATTCATACCCATGAGCATGTTATTAACATTTATGGATATTGTTAATAAATGCACTACAATAAATCGTTAAACAATTATATGGTGATGTGATGAGCCTGATTATGACTTATGTTGGAAGTAAAGGATGCGTAATAGCCGGCGACAAACGCAGTATAGGTTTTTTAGGAGATAAAGATCAAAGGGAACTCTTAGAAGAAGAAATGTACACCGGGAAAATAAAAACCACGGAAGAACTCCTTAAAAGAGCAGGACAGCTGGATATAAACCTCAAAATCATAGATAATGTGGAAAAAGTACG
Proteins encoded in this window:
- a CDS encoding ATP-binding protein — encoded protein: MVFNQVLITFLYALEPVYNVLNVSLNEDYFRLLMLIIVVVLVAILAERIEKIRKLNELNQKLKVQTDKLEDANQELEAFAYSVSHDLRVPLRAIDGFSRILVEDYEDKLDEEGIRLLNIVRDNTAKMGHLIDDILLLSRASRQEMKLNELDMAALAQSVYGEFHTDVQGRNIQFSVGDLPHAYGDRAMLGQVFQNLIGNAIKFTRNRDPAIIEVGGEVEGKEITYYVKDNGAGFDMKYINKLFGLFQRLHSPEEFEGTGVGLSIVQRVVRRHGGRVWGEGSVDGGAIIYFTLPKDKPK
- a CDS encoding methanogen output domain 1-containing protein; this encodes MTKSRILVVEDEAIVAMGIKQKLEDLGHQVVDIVFTGEEAVQTALNTEPELILMDIVLKGSMDGIQAAAKIRNQLDIPVIYLTAYSDEEVLERARMTEPYGYIIKPFKKSELNANIEMALYKHAEDQKKSDNVKKQVLADFYDFILNSMPTTTDQSDAEIRNTLLKIFASRLEEDMRPRFERELGDIVEEQNLNDLESIYDAYLDWVAHLFGDFGVQTKIEAKGPVHLFKFHNCPWIEDAKKKPVFCLNCQSIMQQTFDWTGMDGNVEKKATIADGSDSCIFKFKVPFMRKEE
- a CDS encoding PAS domain S-box protein, which codes for MEEEIKVLILEDVPLDAELIERELKKEGFDFVSHRVEREDEYIMEVEKWQPNIILADHSLPQFDGVSALYIAQEKSSHIPFIFVSGKIGEEFAVEMLKKGATDYVLKHNLSKLGYAVRRALTEAQEHLERKKAQEALLESEKKYRALFEKTKNPILVFNDEGTFIDFNQAAVDFLETEPDQLLKHKIHHFLSMESDPVDMKDWSTGRIVELPLEINNELKILELTITPVELGERNIIFGTGRDLTKQKRMENALKESEEKYRLLVENQTDMVVKFDPEGKVLFASPSYCEVLGRTEESILGSNFLPLVHQEDQEKTQRGLEKLRRPPYVVFLEHRLLTMNGWRWIAWADKAIMDDKGNLEAFVGVGRDITERKLAEDRIMRSLKEKELLLREIHHRVKNNLQIISTLLSLQSSQIEDQRVIDLYRESQNRILSIALIHENLYQSEDLTNINFANYVKNLIDDLFHSYGVDPNKIQINMQIKDIIMGIETAIPSGLIINELISNTLKHAFFQGEGEIYLELSRKDNDKYQLIVRDNGKPFPDDFELENTDTLGIKLISSLVAQLDGTITLNRDNKEFMIEFEELKYKERI
- a CDS encoding response regulator, with the translated sequence MDFEEADILLVEDNPTDAELTMRALKRKNLANQVVWVKDGAEALDFIFATGQFDHRDVENFPKLILLDLRMPKVDGLEVLQKIKADERTNRIPVVVLTSSQEDRDIVESYKLGVNSYVSKPVEFDDFIEAVSTLGFYWMLINNPPNSLE